The Verrucomicrobiia bacterium genome has a window encoding:
- a CDS encoding 3-deoxy-D-manno-octulosonic acid transferase encodes MRTVYNILFVVFFWLSSPYYFLRMWRRGNWQAGFGQRFGRFDAKLKQSLSNRHVIWLHAVSVGEVNICTQLIRALEPRLPNVKMVVSTTTTTGMARLQETLPAHVGKIYYPIDRRKYVGRALATVGPDAVILVEAEIWPNFIWRLRDRGTPLFLVNARVSPRSGPRYKRFGFLFRDLFGAFTAVGAQTETDAATLRELGCRPGAVEVVGSLKFDAARLPDRRRLDVPELLRQFGVPASARLLVAGSTHAGEEGILSDIFLRLKKQHPDLFLILVPRHFERCRDVGRELAARGVRFAYRSEVKADTQYAENTLDCLLVNTTGELRHFYEPAEIIFVGKSLTAEGGQNPIEPAALGKPMVFGPNMQNFADVVRQFLARDGAWQVRDAAELEQALSTLLSSEARRDELGRNALQVVEENQGAMHRTVELILRHLDGDELYIAPAG; translated from the coding sequence TTACAACATTCTTTTCGTCGTATTTTTCTGGCTGTCGTCACCTTATTACTTTTTGCGGATGTGGCGGCGGGGCAACTGGCAGGCCGGTTTTGGGCAGCGTTTTGGCCGGTTCGATGCCAAGCTCAAGCAAAGCCTGTCCAACCGGCATGTCATCTGGCTGCATGCGGTGAGCGTGGGTGAGGTGAACATCTGCACCCAACTCATCCGGGCCCTTGAGCCGCGGCTGCCCAACGTCAAGATGGTCGTCTCGACCACCACCACCACGGGCATGGCGCGGTTGCAGGAAACCCTGCCGGCCCACGTGGGCAAAATTTATTACCCGATTGACCGCCGCAAATACGTGGGCCGGGCGCTGGCCACTGTCGGACCGGATGCCGTGATTCTGGTGGAGGCGGAAATCTGGCCGAATTTTATCTGGCGTTTGCGGGACCGCGGGACGCCGCTTTTCCTTGTAAACGCCCGGGTTTCACCGCGTTCCGGACCCCGTTACAAGCGGTTTGGCTTTTTGTTTCGCGACTTGTTCGGCGCGTTCACCGCTGTGGGCGCGCAGACCGAGACAGACGCGGCCACCCTGCGAGAACTGGGCTGTCGTCCCGGAGCGGTTGAGGTGGTCGGCAGCCTGAAGTTTGACGCGGCGCGGTTGCCCGACCGGCGGCGGCTGGATGTGCCCGAACTGCTGCGGCAGTTTGGCGTGCCGGCTTCGGCGCGGCTGCTGGTGGCCGGCAGCACCCACGCGGGCGAAGAGGGGATTCTCAGCGACATTTTCCTGCGCCTGAAAAAGCAACATCCCGACTTGTTTCTGATTTTGGTGCCGCGCCATTTTGAACGCTGCCGCGACGTGGGGCGCGAGCTGGCGGCGCGCGGCGTGCGGTTTGCCTACCGCAGCGAAGTGAAGGCGGACACGCAATACGCGGAAAACACGCTCGATTGCCTGCTCGTCAACACCACGGGCGAACTGCGTCATTTTTACGAGCCCGCCGAGATCATCTTTGTGGGCAAGAGCCTGACCGCCGAAGGGGGCCAGAATCCCATCGAACCGGCGGCGCTGGGCAAGCCCATGGTGTTCGGGCCCAACATGCAGAATTTCGCCGATGTGGTCCGGCAGTTTTTGGCGCGCGACGGCGCATGGCAGGTCCGGGACGCGGCCGAATTGGAACAGGCGTTGAGCACGCTCCTGAGCAGCGAGGCGCGGCGTGACGAACTGGGCCGCAATGCGCTCCAGGTCGTGGAAGAGAACCAGGGCGCGATGCATCGCACGGTGGAATTGATCCTCCGCCACCTCGACGGCGACGAACTTTACATTGCGCCCGCCGGGTGA